A single region of the Onychomys torridus chromosome 11, mOncTor1.1, whole genome shotgun sequence genome encodes:
- the Optc gene encoding LOW QUALITY PROTEIN: opticin (The sequence of the model RefSeq protein was modified relative to this genomic sequence to represent the inferred CDS: substituted 2 bases at 2 genomic stop codons) gives MRACLAVPXSGRQSSCPSEPFSPGKLQGQTDPKASKRXELRSQPFYHLPLPQNPMRLLVFLSLLPLVLHEAGTASLPGERKREEHGAEEGDAYEFLHAGNYALSLEDYGDVIDLSSYEEPADYGDQISEAKVDSLTLPTRTSPSQSTVVPKTPSSNLTVTRPTTTGLLNSQGNHGLPTCLVCVCLGSSVYCEDADLESIPPLPRMTTYLYARFNHISHIQAGDFKGLTKLKRIDLSSNSISSIHNDAFRLLPALQELILPENQLAALPVLPSGIEFLDVRLNRLQSSGIQPEAFVALEKLQFLYLSDNLLDSIPGPLPLSLRSLHLQNNMIETMGRDAFCDTGEHRQERRQLEDIRLDGNPINLSLFPEVYFCLPRLPVGRFT, from the exons ATGAGGGCGTGTCTAGCTGTCCCCTAGTCAGGCAGGCAGTCATCCTGTCCATCAGAGCCTTTCTCTCCTGGGAAGTTGCAGGGCCAGACGGATCCAAAAGCATCTAAAAGGTAAG AGCTCAGATCCCAGCCCTTCTACCACCTGCC CCTCCCCCAGAACCCCATGAGGCTCCTGGTTTTCCTGAGTCTGCTGCCCCTGGTGCTGCATGAGGCTGGAACAGCTTCTCTCccaggggagaggaaaagagaagagcatGGCGCTGAGGAGGGAGATGCTTATGAATTTCTGCATGCGGGGAACTATGCCCTGAGCCTAGAGGACTACGGTGACGTCATTGATCTGAGCAGCTATGAGGAACCTGCCGACTATGGGGACCAGATCTCCGAG GCTAAAGTGGACAGCCTGACTCTTCCAACAAGAACTAGTCCCTCCCAGAGCACTGTGGTTCCAAAGACACCATCATCAAACCTCACAGTGACCAGGCCTACCACCACTGGCCTACTGAACTCCCAGGGCAATCATG GTCTGCCTACCTGCCTGGTCTGCGTGTGCCTTGGCTCTTCCGTGTACTGTGAGGACGCAGACCTCGAGAGCATTCCTCCCCTTCCCCGGATGACCACCTACCTGTATGCTCGCTTCAACCACATCAGCCACATCCAGGCTGGAGACTTCAAAGGGCTGA CAAAGCTGAAAAGGATTGACCTCTCTAGCAACTCCATCTCCTCCATCCACAATGATGCCTTCCGCCTGCTGCCTGCCCTGCAGGAGCTGATCCTCCCCGAGAACCAGCTGGCAGCTCTGCCTGTGCTGCCCAGTGGCATTGAGTTCCTGGATGTCCGCCTGAATAGGCTGCAGAGCTCAGGGATACAGCCCGAGGCCTTCGTG GCCCTGGAGAAGCTTCAGTTTCTCTATCTGTCAGACAACCTGCTGGACTCCATCCCTGGGCCTTTGCCCCTGAGCCTGCGTTCCCTGCACCTGCAG AATAACATGATCGAGACCATGGGTAGAGACGCCTTCTGTGACACCGGGGAACACAGACAGGAGCGCCGGCAGCTAGAAGACATCCGCCTGGACGGGAACCCGATCAATCTGAGCCTTTTCCCAGAGGTCTATTTCTGCCTGCCGAGGCTCCCTGTGGGCCGCTTCACCTAG